In the genome of Gloeotrichia echinulata CP02, one region contains:
- a CDS encoding ATP-binding protein has translation MLLLGFCLGLAVGIGFWIWQQVQLNRYLGRVLKPLNSHSSQVALPLIPRLRQEIIMVTRHRQDLQQSLETYEELLDFAPVGYLQVDEENQLLWCNQQAREILQLERWQPGQVRLLLELVRSYELDQLIEQTRDRQTRQIKEWVFHPSCDNAAAMLEVKSLALRASSLPLPNGQVGVFLENRQPLLDMNQARDRSFSDLAHELRTPLTSIRLVVETLQNRLEPPLDRWVNRLMQEVDRLINLVQSWLELTQMETNPTMQLQLESVEVRSLIASVWETLEPLAVRQRLTIKYSGAETLWIKADRSRIYQVFLNLLDNSIKYSPPCTTINVEAKIILASAKDAPKGNPASQHLEINIIDSGVGFEPSDLPHVFERFYRGDKARYRYPVQENNSTTGIIGSGLGLAIVRQIVLAHGGAIKAMNHPETGGAWLQIQLPEIMANTPS, from the coding sequence ATGCTCTTATTGGGATTTTGTCTGGGTTTAGCGGTAGGTATTGGGTTTTGGATTTGGCAACAAGTCCAACTCAACCGCTATTTAGGGCGAGTACTTAAACCTTTAAATTCCCACTCTTCCCAGGTCGCTTTACCCCTAATTCCGCGCTTGCGCCAAGAGATTATCATGGTAACGCGACATCGGCAAGATTTGCAGCAATCCCTGGAAACTTACGAAGAACTACTGGATTTTGCACCAGTGGGATATTTACAGGTAGACGAAGAAAATCAATTACTCTGGTGTAATCAACAGGCTAGAGAAATATTGCAACTGGAACGCTGGCAACCAGGACAGGTCCGCTTACTGCTAGAGTTGGTACGGTCTTATGAACTTGACCAGTTAATAGAACAAACTCGTGACCGACAAACACGACAAATCAAGGAGTGGGTGTTTCACCCCTCTTGTGATAATGCCGCTGCAATGTTAGAAGTTAAGTCTCTGGCTTTGCGGGCGTCCAGCTTGCCATTACCCAATGGACAAGTGGGAGTATTTCTCGAAAATCGCCAACCGCTGCTGGATATGAATCAAGCACGCGATCGCTCTTTTTCCGATTTGGCTCATGAACTCAGAACGCCCCTGACTTCAATTCGTCTGGTTGTGGAAACCTTGCAAAACCGCTTGGAACCACCGTTAGATCGTTGGGTCAACCGCCTAATGCAGGAAGTTGACCGACTGATTAATTTGGTGCAAAGTTGGTTGGAATTAACCCAAATGGAAACAAATCCAACCATGCAATTGCAATTAGAATCGGTGGAAGTGCGATCGCTAATTGCATCTGTATGGGAAACTTTGGAACCTTTGGCAGTGCGACAGCGTCTGACTATTAAATATTCTGGCGCAGAAACTCTCTGGATTAAGGCAGACCGCTCTCGGATTTACCAGGTGTTTCTCAATCTGTTGGATAACAGCATCAAATACAGCCCACCTTGTACAACCATTAACGTCGAAGCTAAAATAATATTAGCATCGGCAAAAGATGCTCCAAAGGGCAATCCTGCTTCCCAGCACCTGGAAATCAATATCATTGACTCCGGCGTTGGTTTTGAGCCAAGCGATTTACCCCATGTTTTTGAGCGCTTTTACCGAGGAGATAAAGCACGATATCGTTACCCAGTACAAGAGAATAATTCGACAACAGGAATTATTGGTAGTGGCTTGGGTTTGGCTATAGTCCGTCAAATTGTTCTCGCTCATGGTGGTGCAATCAAAGCAATGAATCATCCAGAAACTGGTGGTGCTTGGTTACAAATCCAACTCCCCGAAATTATGGCAAACACCCCAAGTTAA
- a CDS encoding Crp/Fnr family transcriptional regulator: MMYSTSRTPNSSAGSNNSAVSGQLPQRLFTRREVIPPRNDVLWRIERGAVRTLTWSEDGTFITLGYWGAGDIIGYPLSRVKPYQIECLTSVEVSIVPPHLWHQDINGLLSHIQQAEELLSIVHRKPISLRLWQFLVWLSEKFGRDVEQGQLIDLNVTHQEMAEVLNTTRVTVTRLLQQFEEEGTLIRLKRRIILCSPNKFTKK; encoded by the coding sequence ATGATGTATTCCACAAGTCGTACCCCCAATTCTTCTGCTGGCTCAAACAATTCCGCTGTAAGTGGACAGTTACCCCAACGGCTATTTACCCGCAGAGAAGTCATTCCACCACGCAATGACGTTCTGTGGCGGATTGAGCGCGGAGCAGTGCGTACCTTAACCTGGAGTGAAGACGGAACATTCATCACCCTGGGCTATTGGGGAGCAGGAGATATTATTGGTTATCCCTTGTCCAGAGTCAAGCCTTACCAAATTGAATGCTTAACAAGCGTAGAAGTGAGCATCGTACCACCTCATCTTTGGCATCAGGATATCAACGGCTTGTTATCCCACATTCAACAAGCAGAGGAGCTTTTAAGTATAGTACATCGGAAACCAATTTCGCTACGTTTATGGCAATTTTTGGTGTGGTTAAGTGAAAAATTTGGTCGTGACGTAGAACAAGGTCAACTAATTGACCTGAACGTTACCCATCAGGAAATGGCAGAAGTGTTAAATACAACTAGAGTAACCGTAACACGACTGCTACAGCAATTTGAAGAGGAAGGAACACTCATCCGCCTCAAGCGGCGGATTATTCTATGTTCACCAAATAAATTCACCAAAAAATAG
- the phoU gene encoding phosphate signaling complex protein PhoU, with protein sequence MKAVLYSPNPDGIDVARAIMRLERDVLRMGALVEQSFRLSHQALFTRNLTAAADIPILDKKIDRFYRQIESDCTSIMTLQAPTAQDLRCLSAFMQLVRDLERIGDYAKDIAEIAVKIFPYPPHASLPEIAIMSHHAQAMLATSLVALADLDAVGGRGLQHLDDAVDNAYERVYQTLAFQRDVKGVVEPIVLLALAIRCLERMADHATNIGQRVAYIVTGQRS encoded by the coding sequence GTGAAAGCTGTCCTTTATAGTCCCAATCCTGACGGAATCGATGTGGCCCGTGCCATTATGCGCCTAGAGCGGGATGTCTTACGTATGGGAGCTTTGGTGGAACAATCATTTCGCCTGAGTCACCAAGCGTTATTTACCCGTAATTTAACTGCTGCTGCGGATATTCCTATATTAGATAAAAAAATTGATCGTTTTTATAGACAAATTGAGTCAGATTGTACTTCCATCATGACGCTGCAAGCACCCACGGCTCAAGATTTGCGCTGCTTGAGTGCTTTTATGCAGTTAGTGCGAGATTTAGAACGAATTGGGGATTATGCTAAGGATATAGCTGAAATTGCCGTGAAAATCTTTCCTTATCCACCTCACGCTTCTTTGCCAGAAATTGCCATCATGTCCCACCATGCTCAGGCCATGCTCGCAACTAGCTTAGTCGCTTTGGCTGATTTGGATGCTGTCGGTGGACGTGGGTTACAGCACTTAGATGACGCTGTGGACAACGCCTACGAACGCGTTTATCAGACTTTGGCTTTCCAACGGGATGTTAAAGGCGTAGTCGAGCCAATTGTCCTGCTAGCTTTAGCAATTCGTTGTTTGGAACGCATGGCAGATCATGCCACTAATATCGGTCAAAGGGTAGCATATATTGTCACCGGTCAACGCTCTTAG
- a CDS encoding response regulator transcription factor, translating into MYTSEAPKYSARADIGQTNRVLVVEDEELIREMLVVALEEEGYEVITNSDGRSAVESLKNGEANSLEMSFDLVILDLMLPQINGLDICRLLRHQGNPVPILMISAKGSETDRVLGLEVGADDYLTKPFSMRELVARCRALLRRQRLLTLPQLPVLKYKDVTLNAQECRVLVRGQEVNLSPKEFRLLELFMSYARRVWSREQLLDQVWGPDFVGDSKTVDVHIRWLREKLEQDPSRPEYIVTVRGFGYRFG; encoded by the coding sequence ATGTATACCAGTGAAGCTCCTAAGTATTCTGCCAGAGCGGATATCGGACAAACCAACCGCGTTCTAGTAGTAGAAGATGAAGAACTCATCCGAGAAATGCTAGTTGTAGCATTAGAGGAGGAAGGTTATGAGGTGATAACTAACTCTGATGGGCGCTCGGCTGTAGAATCACTCAAGAATGGTGAAGCCAACTCACTAGAAATGTCCTTTGACTTGGTGATTCTTGATTTGATGTTGCCACAAATCAATGGGCTTGATATTTGCCGTTTGCTGCGTCATCAAGGCAACCCAGTACCGATTTTGATGATTAGTGCTAAGGGTAGTGAAACTGACCGCGTACTGGGCTTAGAAGTGGGAGCTGATGACTATTTAACCAAACCTTTCAGTATGCGAGAATTAGTCGCTCGCTGTCGCGCTTTACTCCGTCGCCAACGTTTACTGACTTTACCTCAACTACCAGTATTAAAATATAAAGATGTCACATTGAATGCCCAAGAGTGTAGGGTGCTGGTGCGTGGTCAAGAGGTGAATCTGTCGCCGAAAGAATTCCGCCTTTTGGAACTGTTTATGAGTTATGCCCGTCGGGTATGGTCACGGGAGCAATTACTAGATCAGGTTTGGGGTCCCGATTTTGTTGGGGATAGTAAAACTGTAGACGTTCACATCCGCTGGCTACGAGAAAAATTAGAACAAGACCCTAGTCGTCCAGAATATATTGTGACTGTCAGAGGTTTTGGCTATCGATTTGGATAA